AGATTTGCCGCAAGGTCTATAACTATGCGTTGCAAGAACGGAAGGACTGGGCTAATTCTCGTAAGTGCCATCTCAATTCATGCAGTATCAAACAGGAATATATTATTCCGGTTGATACGCCTAGACCGACCTTTTATACTCAGTGCAAATCCTTGGCTGAGGCAAAAAAGACAATCCCTGAACTCAAAGAACCTCATACACACGTCCTGCAACAAGTTCTGCGACAACTTGAAGCCGCATTTGTCGCCATGTGGGAACGAGGGCACGGGTTTCCGAGATTCAAGAAACGGATGCGTTCCTTTGTATTTCCGCAGTTGAATTTAGAAACCGTCAGGAAGTTTAAGGGAAATTGGGAAGTCAATCTTCCTAAACTCGGTTGGGTGAAGATGCGTTTATCGCGTCTCATCCCTGAAGGGTTTGAAGTCAAGCAAATCCGCATCGTCAAACGGGCATCGGGTTACTACGCGATGCTTTCGGTGGCAATGGATGTAGATGTCCCTCAAGTTTCACCATCAGGACATGGCATAGGGATTGATTTAGGTCTAGAACACTTTTTGGCAACATCCGATGGTCAACTGATGGATAGACCTCGCTTCTTTATGGATGGACAATGCAAGCTGAAATCGCTGCAACGTCAACTCTCAAGTAAGAAGAAAGGGTCAAGAAAGTTCCGTCAACTCAGCCATCGAATTGCCAGGCACCACGAATACATCTCAAACTCACGTAAGGACTTTCACTTTAAGATAGCTCATCAGTTATGCGACACCGCAGGAATGATATTTGCTGAAGAGTTAAACCTGAAAGCGATGTCAGCCGGAATGCTATGCAAGCATACGCTGGATGCTGGGTTTGGGCAGTTCTTGAGCATTCTAGGTCATGTGTGCTTTAAGCGAGGTGTATACTTCGCCAAGGTAAATGCTAATGGCACTAGCCAGACTTGTCCTAGATGCCAAACGCATACCGGAAAGAAACTCCTATCTGAGCGCGTCCACAAGTGTTCTGAGTGTGGCTATGAAACGAATCGAGATATAGCAGCAGCGCAAGTTGTGTTGCAGCGTGGAGATACAGCGGTGGGGCACATCGCGGTGAATTTTGGGGAGGGCAAGTAGCATGAGTTATCCCGATGAACCAAGAATCCCCTCGCCTTCAGGCAGGGGAGTTGTCAAGCCTAGCAGAGTGCTGAGTGAGTTCCGAGTTCCGTAGCTTGCTTCCGCGAAGCGGTGCTGAGTTGATATTTATCAAATTTTCCTATCTCTTCTTCCCCCCATCCTTCTTCCCCCCATCCCCCATCCTTCTTCCCCAAATCCTAACTCCCAATTCCCAACCCCCTTCTTCCCCCGTCAGCGGAATTACTCTAACAATGGACTGTTCTAACTCTAGGGGGGCGAGTATAGTAGCGGAGAATGACTTGCTTAATTCTGATGTCCAGTTCTCTTAGTATTGGTCTGCCCGAAACTGACCCTAGCCAGAACCCCAGGGATTTGTGGTTGCTCGATCCGCAAATAGCCTATCTCAATCATGGGGCTTTTGGGGCTTGTCCTATTCCGATTTTAGAGTTGCAGCAGCGGCTGCGATCGCAATTAGAACGCGAACCCGTGCGATTTATGGAACGGGAACTCGAACCGCTGCTAGATCGCGCTAGACGCGCCTTAGCGGACTTTGTGGGGGCCGATCCGAGTCACCTGGCTTTTGTCCCGAACGCTACAACGGGGGTAAATGCGGTTTTGCGATCGCTCTCCTTTAGCCCAGAAGACGAACTCCTCACCACAGACCAAGAATATAACGCCTGTCGCAACGCCTTAAACTACATTAGCCAGCGCACGGGGGCAAAAATTGCGATCGCCTCAGTTCCCTTTCCCCTCGACTCCCACCAGCAAATTGTTGAAGCGGTTCTAGCGCGAGTCTCCTCTAAAACCAAACTCGTCTTGCTCGATCACATCACCAGTCAAACCGGGCTAATTTTCCCCATTAAGCCCCTCATTGCCCAGTTAACCTCTTTTGGTATCCAAGTCTTGATTGATGGCGCTCACGCGCCCGGACAGGTGCCGCTAAATCTGCGCGAACTGGGTGCCACCTATTACACCGGGAACTGTCATAAATGGCTGTGTGCGCCCAAAGGAGCGGCTTTTTTGTACGTGCATCCCGATCGTCAAAACCAAGTTCGCCCTCTCACCATCAGTCACGGTGCTAACGCCACTCGTCAAGATAAGAGTCGCTTTCACCTCGAATTTGACTGGATGGGGACTGACGATCCGACGGCGTATTTATGTCTTCCTGAAGTTATCGAGTTTATGGGTTCCTTGCTTCCGGGAGGGTGGCCAGAATTAATGCAGCGCAACCACAACCTCGTTTTAGCGGCGCGTCAGTGGCTGTGTGAGGCGTTGAATGTTGATTTGCCCTGTCCCAATGAAATGATTGGTTCGATGGCTTGCGTGCCTTTACCGGATGGCGAAGAGAAGCCATTACGGAATACCCTATTTGAGCAATATGGCATTGAAGTTCCGATTATGCCTTTCCCGGCTTTTCCCAAACGATTGCTCCGAGTCTCGGCCCAAATTTACAATACCCCAGAGGAATATCAAGCGTTAGCCAGCGCGATCGCTCAAATCTAGGTTAAAGTCACCGTGATTCAATGCCCTGTTTGTCAAACGGAATATCATGAAGATGTCCCTAAGCTCTGCAAAACCTGCGGTTGGGATTTAACACCAGACCCTTTACCCAAGCAAGTTTTAGACGCCCTAGAACGCCAAGAAAGAATTAGATTAGCATGGGCGAGAAATGTCTGGGCGAGAGCTAAAGAAATTGCCATGCGCGTGCAAATTCAGGGGAAAATGGGTGAAATGCAAGCGCAATTAGAGGAAGCCACCAGAGAGCGATCGCGCTTAGAATCCCAAATTGTGCAAGTCTTTTCTCAAGTTGAGCAAATTACCCCAGAAAGCTTTCAA
The window above is part of the Desertifilum tharense IPPAS B-1220 genome. Proteins encoded here:
- a CDS encoding aminotransferase class V-fold PLP-dependent enzyme — translated: MSSSLSIGLPETDPSQNPRDLWLLDPQIAYLNHGAFGACPIPILELQQRLRSQLEREPVRFMERELEPLLDRARRALADFVGADPSHLAFVPNATTGVNAVLRSLSFSPEDELLTTDQEYNACRNALNYISQRTGAKIAIASVPFPLDSHQQIVEAVLARVSSKTKLVLLDHITSQTGLIFPIKPLIAQLTSFGIQVLIDGAHAPGQVPLNLRELGATYYTGNCHKWLCAPKGAAFLYVHPDRQNQVRPLTISHGANATRQDKSRFHLEFDWMGTDDPTAYLCLPEVIEFMGSLLPGGWPELMQRNHNLVLAARQWLCEALNVDLPCPNEMIGSMACVPLPDGEEKPLRNTLFEQYGIEVPIMPFPAFPKRLLRVSAQIYNTPEEYQALASAIAQI
- a CDS encoding RNA-guided endonuclease TnpB family protein; amino-acid sequence: MLNLTYEYKIIPTDAQRQTFDRWLEICRKVYNYALQERKDWANSRKCHLNSCSIKQEYIIPVDTPRPTFYTQCKSLAEAKKTIPELKEPHTHVLQQVLRQLEAAFVAMWERGHGFPRFKKRMRSFVFPQLNLETVRKFKGNWEVNLPKLGWVKMRLSRLIPEGFEVKQIRIVKRASGYYAMLSVAMDVDVPQVSPSGHGIGIDLGLEHFLATSDGQLMDRPRFFMDGQCKLKSLQRQLSSKKKGSRKFRQLSHRIARHHEYISNSRKDFHFKIAHQLCDTAGMIFAEELNLKAMSAGMLCKHTLDAGFGQFLSILGHVCFKRGVYFAKVNANGTSQTCPRCQTHTGKKLLSERVHKCSECGYETNRDIAAAQVVLQRGDTAVGHIAVNFGEGK